The sequence below is a genomic window from Halosolutus gelatinilyticus.
TCGCGAACAGTTCAGATGGATATCTACGTAGTCCCTATCCGCAACGTGACGAGACAGCGCGAAGAAAAATCGAAGATCGGACCGGTACGCGATCAGTCGTCGGCCGTCGCGGCGCCGCTCCCTTCGGCCTGGTCGCGGGTCCAGGAGAGCTTGCCGCCGGCGGCGAGGATGTCGCGTTCGCGCTCGGAGGCGTCGAGCGTCGTCGTGTACTCCTCGTCGCCGTTGACGCGGATCGTGAACTCCTCCTGACCGCTGGTGACGGCCTCGAAGACGTCGTCGACGATCTCGATTTCGTCGCCCTGATCGATCGCGTCGTAGGTTTCCTCGTCGATCGTCAGCGGGACGATGCCGAAGTTGAAGAGGTTCGCGCGGTGGATCCGGGCGAAGCTCTGGGCGAGGACGGCCTCGATGCCGAGGTACATCGGACACATCGCGGCGTGCTCGCGCGAGGATCCCTGGCCGTAATTCTCGCCGGCGACGAGGACGCCGCCGTCGGCTTCGCGGGCGCGCTTAGCGAAGGTCTCGTCGACGCGCGAGAGGGTGAACTCGCTCAGCTTGTCGATGTTCGACCGGTACATCAGGATGTCCTGCGTGGCGGGGATGATGTGGTCGGTCGTGATGTTGTCCGCCATCTTCAGGAGGGCTTCACCTTCGATGTCCGAGTCGAGTTCGTCCCGCAGGGGGACGTCGCCGATGTTCGGGCCCTTGACGAGTTCGTCGTCGACGGCCTCGTCGGGCGTGATGAGGTCCGTCTTCGAGCCGGTGTACTCGTCGGGCAGTTCGACGCCGGGCGCCTCGAGATCGCCGAGTTCGTCGGCCAGGTCGCGCGGGTCGACGATCTCGCCGGCGATCGCCGCGGCGGCGGCGACTTCCGGCGAGCAGAGGTAGACGTTGTCGTCCTCGATGCCGGAGCGGCCCTCGAAATTGCGGTTGAACGTCCGCAGGGAGACGGAGTCGCTTGCGGGAACGTGGCCGATGCCGATACACGCCCCGCAGGTGGCCTCGGAGAAGTTGACGCCGGCGGCCATCATCTCCGCGACCCACCCTTCGCGGGCGAGCATCTCGGAGGCCTGCTTGGAGCCGGGCGCGACGATCATCTCGGTCCTCATGTCGACCTCGCGGCCCTCGAGTATCTTCGCGGCGGGGAGGATGTCCTCGTAGCCGCCGTTGGTACAGGAGCCGATGATGACCTGATTGACGTCCTGGCCCGCGACCTCGCGGACGGGGACGACGTTGTCGGGCATCGACGGCTGGGCGATCAGCGGCTCGAGATCGGAGAGGTCGACGACGATCTCGTCGTCGTACTCGGCGTCGTCGTCGGGCTGCAACTCGACGTACTCGTCGCCGCGACCGACGCGCTCGAGGTAGTCCTGGGTCTGCTCGTCGGTCGGGAACAGCGACGAGGTCGCGCCGAGTTCCGTCCCCATGTTGGTGATCGTCATCCGTTCCGGCGCGGTGAGCGACTCGGCACCGGGGCCGGTGTACTCGAGGATCTTGCCGACGCCGCCTTTGACCGAGAGGCGACGCAGCATCTCGAGGATGACGTCCTTCGCCGTCGCCCAGTCGGGCAGTTCGCCCTCGAGGCGGACGTTGACGACTTCCGGCATCTCGATGTAGTAGGGCGCGCCGCCCATGGCGACGGTGACGTCGATCCCGCCGGCGCCGATCGCCAGCTGGCCGAGGCCGCCCGGCGTCGGGGTGTGTGAGTCGGAGCCAAGCAGCGTCTTGCCGGGGGCCGCGAAGTTCTCGCGGTGGACGTTGTGACAGATGCCGTTTCCGGGGCGAGAGAAGTACGCGCCGTAGGTGCCAGCAGCAGAGCGGAGGAAGCGGTGGTCGTCGGTGTTCTTAAAGTCGAACTGATACGTCTGGTGGTCGCAGTACTGCGCGGCGACCTCGGTCTGGACCTCGTCCAGTCCCATCGCTTCGAACTGGAGCCAGACCATCGTCCCGGTCGTGTCCTGCGTGAGAACCTGATCGATCTCGATCCCGATCTCCTCGCCGGTCTCGAGTTCGCCCTCGACGAGGTGATCGTCGAGAATCTTCTCGGTGAGCGTTTGTCCCATAGCACCCGAAACTCGGCTTTCCGTCCTGATAAATCCAGCGTGTTTCTGTAGCGATCAACCGTGTTAATTCCCCGCAGAACGGCAGATTCGCGTAATTATTGCCGGCTACGAAGACGGGCGACAGCACGTGCTCCTCGACGATCGCTTCCGGCGCTGGACGTCGACCGATCGGCTCCGGTACGCATCCGCGACGTCGCGGACCGGACTCGAAATGTGTTTCACACTCGGACGACCACCAGGGATCATGTACCGATCCGGCACCTTCGTCGCCGAACACGTCTCGCCGACGACCGACGAGCAGATCCAGCCAAACGGTGTCGATCTCACCCTCGACGTCGTCTTCGAACAACTGGAACCGGGACGGATCGGCCGCGACGGGAAACAGATCGGCGAGCGAATCGCGCGGCCGCTCGAGGAACTCGAGCAGAAGGCGCCCGAGACGTACTATCTCCCGCGGGGCGCCTACGTCGCCCGCTACGGCGAACGCATCGCGATCCCCGAAGGCCACGTCGGATTCGTCTACCCTCGATCGTCGCTGATGCGCAACTCCTGTATGCTCAACACGGCGGTCTGGGACGCCGGCTACGAGGGCCGCGGCGAGGGGCTATTGCAGGTCCACCACGACGTCGAGATCGAGCGCGGCGCCCGGATCGCGCAACTGGTGTTCGCCGAGGCGAACCACGAGAACGTCTACGACGGCAGTTACCAGGGCGAAAACCTGGAGTAACCGTTCTCGACCGGGATCTATCGACTCGAGGAAGTCCTCGCCGGCGACCCGGATCCGCCCACGCTGACGTTCGCCGACGAGGCCCGGTCGCTGGTGTCCGCCGGCGATAGAAGCCTAGAGCGAGATCCGTTCGCCGGCGGTGACGTCGAAGACCGGCAGTGGAGCCGGGCGAGCGGCTACGCCCGGTTCCTGCTCGCGAAGGGATTCTGCGAGCGTCTCCACGACGCCGTGGACGTGCTAGACGGCGGGAACT
It includes:
- a CDS encoding deoxyuridine 5'-triphosphate nucleotidohydrolase, whose amino-acid sequence is MYRSGTFVAEHVSPTTDEQIQPNGVDLTLDVVFEQLEPGRIGRDGKQIGERIARPLEELEQKAPETYYLPRGAYVARYGERIAIPEGHVGFVYPRSSLMRNSCMLNTAVWDAGYEGRGEGLLQVHHDVEIERGARIAQLVFAEANHENVYDGSYQGENLE
- a CDS encoding aconitate hydratase is translated as MGQTLTEKILDDHLVEGELETGEEIGIEIDQVLTQDTTGTMVWLQFEAMGLDEVQTEVAAQYCDHQTYQFDFKNTDDHRFLRSAAGTYGAYFSRPGNGICHNVHRENFAAPGKTLLGSDSHTPTPGGLGQLAIGAGGIDVTVAMGGAPYYIEMPEVVNVRLEGELPDWATAKDVILEMLRRLSVKGGVGKILEYTGPGAESLTAPERMTITNMGTELGATSSLFPTDEQTQDYLERVGRGDEYVELQPDDDAEYDDEIVVDLSDLEPLIAQPSMPDNVVPVREVAGQDVNQVIIGSCTNGGYEDILPAAKILEGREVDMRTEMIVAPGSKQASEMLAREGWVAEMMAAGVNFSEATCGACIGIGHVPASDSVSLRTFNRNFEGRSGIEDDNVYLCSPEVAAAAAIAGEIVDPRDLADELGDLEAPGVELPDEYTGSKTDLITPDEAVDDELVKGPNIGDVPLRDELDSDIEGEALLKMADNITTDHIIPATQDILMYRSNIDKLSEFTLSRVDETFAKRAREADGGVLVAGENYGQGSSREHAAMCPMYLGIEAVLAQSFARIHRANLFNFGIVPLTIDEETYDAIDQGDEIEIVDDVFEAVTSGQEEFTIRVNGDEEYTTTLDASERERDILAAGGKLSWTRDQAEGSGAATADD